One segment of Thermococcus sp. AM4 DNA contains the following:
- the pfpI gene encoding deglycase PfpI, protein MKVLFLSANDFEDVELIYPLHRIREDGHEVYIASFERGTITGKHGYSVEVHLGFEEVDPDEFDALVLPGGRAPERVRLNEKAVAIAKKMFEDGKPVATICHGPQILISAGVLRGRTGTSYAGIKDDMINAGVRWIDEPVVVDGNWVSSRHPGDLYAWMREFVRLLR, encoded by the coding sequence ATGAAGGTGCTGTTCTTGAGTGCCAACGACTTCGAGGACGTTGAGCTGATATACCCCCTCCACAGGATAAGGGAGGATGGACACGAGGTCTACATAGCGAGCTTCGAGAGGGGGACCATAACGGGCAAGCACGGCTATTCCGTAGAGGTTCACCTGGGGTTCGAGGAGGTGGATCCCGACGAGTTCGACGCCCTCGTTCTCCCCGGTGGTCGGGCGCCTGAGAGGGTCAGGCTCAATGAGAAGGCAGTTGCCATAGCAAAGAAGATGTTCGAGGACGGAAAGCCAGTGGCCACAATCTGCCACGGGCCGCAGATACTCATCTCGGCGGGAGTTCTCAGAGGCAGAACGGGAACAAGCTACGCCGGGATAAAGGACGACATGATAAACGCCGGCGTCAGGTGGATCGATGAACCGGTCGTTGTCGATGGAAACTGGGTCAGCTCAAGGCACCCCGGTGATCTCTACGCCTGGATGAGGGAGTTCGTGAGACTTCTTCGCTGA
- a CDS encoding YiiX/YebB-like N1pC/P60 family cysteine hydrolase has product MKRLMAILAMFVVFSIGLQPAGAIGSSGGYYHPYPTGLKPGDIVIGHNPISDLFIPGYWTHTGMIVGYDASVGEYIVIEAWDNPSEVRLVYLSDFLQRYDAVAVLRVATTDAVRQAAVNFALQQLGKPYDWAWYTKHVYGDKYYCSELVWASYMAVGGPDIDANPGFSWKYLYGVAPQEVYDDGDTYVIYYDSA; this is encoded by the coding sequence ATGAAGAGGTTGATGGCAATACTGGCCATGTTTGTTGTGTTCTCGATTGGCCTCCAGCCGGCCGGAGCCATTGGGAGCAGCGGTGGCTACTACCACCCGTATCCAACGGGCCTCAAACCGGGTGACATCGTTATCGGCCACAACCCGATAAGCGATCTCTTCATTCCCGGCTACTGGACCCACACCGGGATGATCGTCGGTTACGATGCCTCAGTTGGAGAGTACATAGTCATCGAGGCCTGGGACAACCCCAGCGAGGTCAGGCTGGTTTACCTCTCGGACTTCCTCCAGAGGTACGATGCCGTTGCGGTTCTCCGCGTCGCCACGACAGATGCGGTCAGGCAGGCGGCCGTTAACTTTGCCCTCCAGCAGCTTGGAAAGCCCTACGACTGGGCTTGGTACACCAAGCACGTATACGGGGACAAGTACTACTGCTCCGAGCTGGTCTGGGCCTCATACATGGCCGTCGGAGGGCCTGACATAGACGCCAACCCCGGCTTCAGCTGGAAGTACCTTTACGGCGTCGCCCCGCAGGAAGTCTACGACGACGGCGACACCTACGTCATATACTACGACTCCGCCTGA